Sequence from the Terriglobia bacterium genome:
GCGGCGCTGGTTCTGCTCACCGGCTGCGGCGAGAAGAAGCGGGCGCGGGTGCACGTGCCGCCTCCACCGGAAGCGTCGCAACCGGAGAGCCGGCCGGAGCCGATCGAAGTCCCGGCGAACGCCAAGCCGATCCTGGTCGAGACCGGACTTGCAAGCTGGTACGGACCTCCCTATCACAACCGGCGCGGGGCCAACGGCGAGGTATACGACATGAACGCCATGACGGCGGCGCACCGTACCCTGCCACTGAATTCGGTCGTGCGCGTGACCAACCTCACCACGAATCAGGCAGCCCTGGTGCGCATCACCGACCGCGGGCCGTTCGTGGACGGACGCGTGATTGATCTTTCGCTGGCGGCGGCCAGGGAAACCGGGGTTTGGCGCGCGGGGACGGCAAAGGTCCGGTTGGAGGTGCTCCAAGCTCCCGCCCCTCTCGCCACAGGAGGGCGGTGGTGCGTGCAGATCGGCGCCTTCG
This genomic interval carries:
- a CDS encoding septal ring lytic transglycosylase RlpA family protein, whose protein sequence is MLVGVAQSRTAIAEARRLHGRAPAATFLRLHLLLLLAALVLLTGCGEKKRARVHVPPPPEASQPESRPEPIEVPANAKPILVETGLASWYGPPYHNRRGANGEVYDMNAMTAAHRTLPLNSVVRVTNLTTNQAALVRITDRGPFVDGRVIDLSLAAARETGVWRAGTAKVRLEVLQAPAPLATGGRWCVQIGAFAEEEQAQKLKGRLARRYKTAKVLAFASPAGDYWVRVRVLGDDRRRAEEILRENRTPEGTMFLVRLD